The proteins below are encoded in one region of Lactuca sativa cultivar Salinas chromosome 3, Lsat_Salinas_v11, whole genome shotgun sequence:
- the LOC111920809 gene encoding salutaridine reductase produces the protein MASKRIAVVTGGNQGLGLEICRQLANEVLVVLTARDEKKGTNAVTKLQYSGLPDVVFHQLDVTDPASIASLANFIETRFGKLDILVNNAGVISSNADEEYFGGLNILLKEVGLKAYEKEKPSQKVETQTFEEAKKCLETNYYGAKHVTQALLKLLLKSTSPRIVNISSKMGQLQHVQDESVRKILSDVDGLTEEVVDQVVSGYFEDAKDQKLLEKKGWTINVSAYVISKAALNAYTRILAKNFPSISANAITPGFLATAFTSFQGTYTVEEGARGPVRLALLPEGGPSGQYFFMMEQSTF, from the exons ATGGCGTCAAAAAG GATTGCTGTTGTTACCGGTGGAAACCAAGGTCTTGGTTTAGAAATATGCAGACAATTGGCTAATGAAGTTTTGGTGGTGTTGACTGCAAGAGACGAGAAGAAAGGCACCAACGCCGTCACCAAATTGCAGTACTCCGGTCTACCTGATGTGGTCTTTCATCAGCTCGATGTCACAGATCCGGCCAGTATTGCTTCCTTGGCGAATTTCATTGAAACACGGTTCGGAAAACTCGACATATTG GTTAACAATGCTGGAGTGATTAGTAGTAACGCCGACGAGGAGTACTTTGGGGGTTTAAACATTTTACTTAAG GAAGTTGGTTTAAAGGCTTATGAAAAGGAAAAGCCATCACAGAAAGTTGAAACACAAACATTTGAAGAAGCCAAAAAATGCTTGGAAACTAATTATTATGGAGCTAAGCATGTGACTCAAGCCTTGCTAAAACTTCTTCTTAAATCTACATCTCCGAGAATAGTCAACATCTCATCCAAAATGGGGCAACTACAA CATGTTCAAGACGAAAGTGTAAGGAAGATTTTGAGTGATGTAGATGGACTGACAGAGGAGGTGGTGGATCAAGTTGTGAGTGGATATTTTGAGGATGCAAAAGATCAGAAATTGTTGGAAAAGAAAGGATGGACTATTAATGTTTCCGCCTATGTCATCTCGAAAGCCGCTCTTAATGCATACACCAGGATTTTAGCTAAGAATTTTCCATCGATTTCTGCAAATGCAATTACTCCTGGTTTTCTTGCCACGGCTTTTACTTCTTTTCAAGGAACTTACACTGTTGAAGAAGGTGCTAGAGGCCCTGTCCGACTCGCTTTGCTCCCCGAAGGTGGACCATCGGGTCAATATTTTTTTATGATGGAACAATCAACATTTTAA